In Citrus sinensis cultivar Valencia sweet orange chromosome 2, DVS_A1.0, whole genome shotgun sequence, a single genomic region encodes these proteins:
- the LOC127900416 gene encoding uncharacterized protein LOC127900416, whose translation MLYVDARFWFSSFYDQGLCSINFTTTRIFPRKASSPEVPAHTDKSEYAGCFPGANPPTLKSDMKVRGTLATDLMAFGLPLNPSFPQSTSVILPPLERGFPISVVVGGCVAFVPRFSGWRACLANCR comes from the exons ATGCTttatgttgatgcgagattctggttctcctcgttctacgaccagggtctctgctcgatcaacttcaccacgaccaggatctttcctcgtaaagcttcttctccagaggttcctgcgcacacagacaagtcagagtacgccggttgttttcccggcgcaaaccctccgacgctcaagtcagatatgaaggttcggggaacgcttgccacagatcttatggcttttgg gcttcctctgaatcccagttttccGCAGTCTACGTCCGTTATCCTCCCACCTCTCGAACGTGGATTCCCCATTTCCGTAGTCGTGGGTGGTTGCGTGGccttcgtgcctagattctcgggctggagagcatgcctcgccaactgtcgttga